One window of the Archangium primigenium genome contains the following:
- a CDS encoding cold-shock protein — protein sequence MANRQTGTVKWFNDAKGFGFITPEGGGEDLFVHFRAIESTGFKSLQEGQKVSYEAVRGQKGMQADKVRVEG from the coding sequence ATGGCCAATCGGCAGACGGGCACCGTGAAGTGGTTCAATGACGCGAAGGGTTTCGGCTTCATCACCCCCGAAGGTGGCGGGGAGGATCTGTTCGTCCACTTCCGCGCCATCGAGAGTACGGGCTTCAAGAGCCTGCAGGAGGGCCAGAAGGTCTCGTACGAGGCGGTGCGGGGCCAGAAGGGCATGCAGGCGGACAAGGTCCGCGTCGAGGGCTGA